The Legionella sp. PATHC032 genome has a window encoding:
- the secE gene encoding preprotein translocase subunit SecE: MKSSNENQSKIKDIMSWLAIVLATAGAFLCTYYYTFTGPIQSIIWLAWLILILFLGYLTTTGKRVFAFAQEAKVELLKVVWPTRQETIQTTTIVMVMVGLTGFILWGVDSIMMWAIAKLTHLG; encoded by the coding sequence ATGAAAAGTTCAAACGAAAATCAAAGTAAGATTAAAGATATTATGTCCTGGTTAGCTATTGTACTGGCTACAGCAGGTGCATTTCTATGCACTTACTATTATACGTTCACAGGACCAATTCAATCGATAATATGGCTTGCGTGGCTTATTTTGATCCTTTTCTTGGGTTACTTAACAACAACAGGTAAGAGAGTCTTTGCATTTGCGCAAGAAGCAAAAGTTGAATTGTTAAAAGTGGTTTGGCCTACACGCCAAGAAACAATACAAACAACTACTATAGTAATGGTGATGGTTGGATTGACAGGATTTATACTCTGGGGAGTAGATTCAATCATGATGTGGGCAATTGCTAAGTTAACACATTTAGGGTGA
- the nusG gene encoding transcription termination/antitermination protein NusG — protein MVEENKAKQWYVVHAYSGYENFVMREITSRAKHHNLQDKIGEVVVPSEEVVEMRSGQKRKSTRKFFPGYVLVHMVMDDQTWHMVRGIPRVLGFIGGTSQTPTPISDKEAQAIMQRVEDGVTKPRPKILFEPGEVIRVKEGPFVDFNGVVEEVNYEKNRLRVAVLIFGRSTPVELEFSQVEKT, from the coding sequence ATGGTTGAGGAAAACAAAGCAAAACAGTGGTACGTTGTACATGCCTATTCAGGATATGAAAATTTTGTCATGCGCGAAATAACATCTCGTGCAAAACACCATAATTTACAAGATAAAATAGGCGAGGTAGTTGTACCTTCAGAAGAAGTTGTAGAAATGCGTTCAGGCCAAAAGCGCAAGAGTACCCGCAAATTTTTCCCAGGATATGTTCTAGTTCATATGGTAATGGATGATCAAACATGGCACATGGTAAGAGGTATTCCCAGAGTTCTGGGTTTTATTGGAGGAACTAGTCAAACCCCAACTCCGATATCTGATAAAGAAGCTCAGGCCATTATGCAACGAGTTGAAGATGGTGTGACGAAGCCAAGGCCAAAAATACTGTTTGAGCCAGGGGAAGTAATCAGAGTGAAAGAAGGTCCATTTGTTGACTTTAATGGAGTTGTTGAAGAGGTCAATTATGAGAAAAACAGGCTAAGGGTAGCAGTTCTTATATTTGGACGTTCAACCCCAGTGGAACTTGAATTCAGTCAGGTTGAAAAAACATAA
- the rplK gene encoding 50S ribosomal protein L11 has product MAKKVEAYIKLQIPAGKANPSPPVGPALGQRGVNIMEFCKAFNAATQQMEQGLPIPVVITVYSDRSFTFITKTPPASVLLKKAAGIQSGSGTPNTKKVAKLNVSQLEEIAKVKKPDLTAANLAAAVRSIAGTARSMGIEVEGLE; this is encoded by the coding sequence ATGGCAAAAAAAGTAGAAGCATATATCAAATTACAAATCCCTGCAGGAAAAGCAAACCCCAGTCCTCCAGTTGGACCTGCTTTAGGTCAACGTGGGGTAAATATTATGGAGTTCTGCAAGGCTTTCAATGCTGCGACACAGCAAATGGAACAAGGTCTACCTATTCCAGTTGTTATTACAGTATATAGTGATCGTAGTTTTACCTTTATAACCAAGACCCCTCCAGCTTCAGTGCTGCTGAAAAAAGCTGCTGGTATTCAAAGTGGAAGTGGCACACCAAATACTAAAAAAGTAGCCAAACTGAATGTCAGTCAACTTGAAGAGATTGCTAAGGTCAAAAAACCTGATTTGACAGCAGCTAACCTAGCAGCGGCAGTAAGAAGTATTGCAGGTACAGCACGTAGCATGGGTATTGAAGTTGAAGGTTTGGAATAA
- the rplA gene encoding 50S ribosomal protein L1 yields MSKLTKKQKKVAEVIKPNQLYTVADAVAILKQFASKKFRESLDISINLGVDPRKSDQVVRSSTNLPKGTGKTVRVAVFAQGDNAAKAKAAGADIVGFEDLADKIKAGEMNFDVVIATPDAMRIVGQLGQILGPRGLMPNPKVGTVTTNVEAAVNDAKSGQVRYRTDKNGIIHCTVGKADFAPEDVLENVVALINDLKKAKPASSKGQYLKKISLSTTMGPGLPIDISSIPV; encoded by the coding sequence ATGTCAAAATTAACTAAGAAACAAAAGAAAGTAGCGGAAGTTATTAAGCCAAATCAACTCTATACAGTTGCTGATGCAGTAGCTATTCTGAAGCAATTCGCGTCTAAAAAATTTCGTGAGAGTCTTGATATCAGTATTAATTTAGGAGTTGATCCTCGTAAATCGGATCAAGTAGTTCGATCCTCGACTAATCTGCCAAAAGGGACAGGAAAAACAGTTCGAGTTGCTGTTTTTGCTCAAGGTGATAATGCTGCTAAAGCAAAAGCTGCGGGTGCTGATATAGTAGGATTTGAAGATTTGGCTGATAAGATCAAAGCAGGCGAGATGAATTTTGATGTTGTTATAGCAACTCCAGATGCTATGAGAATTGTGGGCCAACTTGGACAAATTTTAGGACCAAGAGGACTCATGCCCAATCCTAAAGTTGGAACAGTTACAACCAATGTGGAAGCAGCGGTTAATGACGCGAAATCAGGTCAAGTAAGATACAGAACTGATAAAAATGGAATCATTCATTGTACTGTTGGTAAGGCTGATTTCGCGCCTGAAGATGTTCTTGAAAACGTAGTTGCGCTGATCAATGATCTGAAGAAGGCAAAGCCAGCATCCTCTAAAGGGCAATATCTGAAGAAAATATCTTTATCTACAACAATGGGGCCAGGATTACCTATTGATATTTCATCAATACCTGTGTAA
- the rplJ gene encoding 50S ribosomal protein L10 encodes MTLNLAAKKAVVEEVTAVASKAISAVVADYRGLTVNQMTQLRSEARKSGVYLRVVRNTLTRRAFKNTEFECLNDLLVGPVFIALSLEAPSDAARLLKDYAKTFEKLEIRALSVGGKVYNANQIDAVASLPTRDEAISKLMYVMKAPIEKFVRTLAEPHAKLARTLAAVKDKKAGNPA; translated from the coding sequence GTGACATTAAATTTAGCTGCAAAAAAAGCCGTTGTTGAAGAAGTGACTGCAGTCGCGTCAAAGGCTATTTCAGCAGTGGTTGCTGATTATCGTGGGTTAACTGTAAATCAAATGACGCAATTGCGTAGTGAAGCACGCAAATCCGGTGTTTATCTTCGTGTGGTGCGAAATACACTAACAAGAAGGGCGTTTAAAAACACTGAATTTGAATGTTTGAATGACTTACTTGTAGGTCCTGTATTCATAGCATTGTCACTTGAAGCACCAAGTGATGCTGCAAGACTACTAAAAGATTACGCAAAAACATTTGAAAAGCTTGAGATTAGAGCATTATCAGTTGGTGGGAAAGTATACAACGCAAATCAAATTGATGCTGTTGCAAGCTTACCAACACGTGATGAAGCAATATCCAAGTTAATGTATGTGATGAAAGCGCCAATTGAGAAATTTGTTCGCACACTTGCGGAGCCTCATGCCAAATTGGCTAGAACTCTTGCTGCTGTAAAGGACAAAAAAGCAGGCAATCCCGCTTAA
- the rplL gene encoding 50S ribosomal protein L7/L12, translated as MAVSKNEILETISNMTVMEVVELIEAMEEKFNVSAAAAAVAVAAPAAGAGAAAAEEQTEFTVVMTSFGSNKVNVIKAIRGITGLGLKEAKDLVEGAPSTVKEGVSKDEAASIKKELEEAGATVEVK; from the coding sequence ATGGCTGTATCAAAAAACGAAATATTAGAAACAATTTCTAACATGACAGTAATGGAAGTTGTTGAATTAATAGAGGCAATGGAAGAAAAATTTAATGTTTCTGCTGCCGCTGCTGCTGTAGCTGTTGCAGCACCAGCTGCTGGTGCTGGGGCCGCTGCTGCTGAAGAACAAACTGAGTTTACCGTTGTAATGACCAGCTTTGGTTCTAACAAGGTAAACGTAATCAAGGCAATTCGTGGCATAACTGGTCTGGGCTTGAAAGAAGCTAAAGACTTAGTAGAAGGTGCACCATCAACTGTTAAAGAAGGTGTGTCAAAAGATGAAGCTGCCAGTATCAAGAAAGAGCTTGAAGAAGCTGGTGCTACAGTAGAAGTTAAATAA
- the rpoB gene encoding DNA-directed RNA polymerase subunit beta, translating into MAVAEAKPQYSHAEKKRFRKSFGKQTDIMPIPNLLEIQLKSYRDFLQTNTKLSEQLNTGLHAAFSSVFPIESFSGNARLEYVGYKLGEPAFDVRECKLRGLTYSAPLRVKIRLVVLDKDASDDPKPIKDIREQDVFMGEIPLMTDVGTFVVNGTERVVVSQLHRSPGVIFEHDKGKTHSSGKLLYSARIIPYRGSWLDFEFDPKDCVYVRIDRRRKLPVTILLRALGYEAEDILSEFFETTRCHLKNGEYHIDLIPQRLRGEIASFDIHVPETGELIVEQGRRITARHIKLMEKSQMQDLVVPRDYLIGKTLAKNIIDTSTGEFLAQANDEITEELLDAMASHGILQIDMIYTNDLDHGSYISDTLKIDPTGSQLEALVEIYRMMRPGEPPTKEAAEALFKNLFFVEERYDLSAVGRMKFNRRVGIKSDEGPGTLTKEDILSVIKTLIDIRNGIGMVDDIDHLGNRRVRSVGEMTENQFRVGLVRVERAVKERLSLVESENLMPQDLINAKPVSAAIKEFFGSSQLSQFMDQVNPLSGVTHKRRVSALGPGGLTRERAGFEVRDVHTTHYGRVCPIETPEGPNIGLINSLSVYARTNEYGFIETPCRKVVNGRVTDEVEYLSAIEEVDQYIAQSNVELDEQGNILADLVPCRHQNEFSLTTPDKINYMDVSPKQIVSVAASLIPFLEHDDANRALMGSNMQRQAVPTLRSEKPLVGTGMERIVASDSGVSVVAKRGGVIDLVDASRIVVRVNDDETTAGETGVDIYNLTKYFRSNQDTCINQRPIVSTGDRIQRGDVLADGPCTDMGELALGQNLLVAFMPWNGYNFEDSILISERIVHDDRFTTIHIEELTCIARDTKLGTEEITADIPNVGESALSNLDESGVVYIGAEVKAGDILVGKVTPKGETQLTPEEKLLRAIFGEKASDVKDSSLRVPSGMNGTVIDVQVFTRDGLEKDARAKSIEEEHLARVRKDLIDERRIREEDIYHRVSHLLLDKVATGGPGSLKPGSKITQDYLEKVEREKWFDIRIEDDAVSQQLEQLSKQLELLTKEMEKRFNDSRKKIIQGDDLAPGVLKIVKVYLAVKRRIQPGDKMAGRHGNKGVISIVVPVEDMPHMEDGTAVDIVLNPLGVPSRMNIGQVLETHLGLAAKGLGRKIAQMLDEKQTPEAIRAFLEKIYNHDGVQRVNLKCLNDDELMTLADNLKAGVPMATPVFDGATEQEIKSMLQLADLPADGKTVLIDGRTGNKFDNPVTVGYMYMLKLNHLVDDKMHARSTGSYSLVTQQPLGGKAQFGGQRFGEMEVWALEAYGAAYTLQEMLTVKSDDVGGRTKIYKNIVDGDHRMDPGMPESFNVLLKEIRALGIDIELEHD; encoded by the coding sequence ATGGCAGTTGCAGAAGCTAAACCTCAATATTCGCATGCTGAGAAAAAACGATTTCGCAAAAGCTTTGGTAAGCAGACAGATATAATGCCAATACCGAATCTGCTTGAAATTCAACTTAAATCCTACAGGGATTTTCTTCAAACTAATACTAAATTAAGCGAACAACTGAATACGGGATTGCATGCTGCATTTTCTTCTGTATTTCCTATCGAAAGCTTTTCTGGTAATGCAAGACTTGAATATGTTGGATACAAACTTGGAGAGCCTGCATTTGATGTTCGCGAATGCAAATTAAGAGGCCTAACTTACTCAGCTCCTCTAAGAGTCAAAATCAGACTTGTTGTGCTTGACAAAGATGCAAGCGATGATCCTAAGCCTATAAAAGATATTAGAGAGCAAGATGTTTTTATGGGAGAAATTCCTTTAATGACCGACGTTGGTACGTTTGTGGTCAATGGAACTGAACGCGTTGTTGTTTCACAATTACATCGTTCACCTGGGGTTATATTTGAACATGACAAGGGAAAAACTCACTCTTCAGGGAAGTTGCTTTATTCCGCACGAATAATACCTTATCGTGGTTCATGGTTAGATTTTGAATTTGATCCTAAAGATTGCGTTTATGTACGTATTGACAGACGTCGTAAATTGCCAGTGACTATTTTGCTAAGAGCACTAGGTTACGAAGCAGAGGATATACTAAGCGAATTTTTTGAAACAACTCGTTGTCATCTAAAAAATGGTGAATATCATATTGATTTAATTCCGCAGCGTTTGCGTGGTGAAATCGCTTCATTCGATATTCATGTTCCTGAAACAGGAGAGCTTATCGTAGAACAAGGTCGTAGAATTACTGCAAGACACATTAAGTTAATGGAAAAAAGTCAAATGCAGGATCTTGTTGTACCAAGAGATTATTTAATTGGAAAAACATTAGCAAAAAATATTATTGATACATCAACTGGTGAATTTCTAGCTCAGGCTAATGATGAGATAACTGAAGAACTGTTAGATGCTATGGCTAGCCATGGTATTTTGCAAATTGATATGATCTATACTAACGATTTGGATCATGGTTCATATATATCAGATACATTAAAAATAGATCCCACAGGATCACAATTAGAAGCACTCGTTGAAATTTACCGCATGATGCGCCCTGGAGAGCCTCCTACAAAGGAAGCTGCAGAGGCACTATTCAAAAATCTATTCTTTGTTGAAGAACGCTATGATTTGTCTGCTGTCGGTAGAATGAAATTTAACCGTCGCGTTGGAATTAAGAGCGACGAGGGTCCCGGTACATTAACGAAGGAAGACATTTTATCCGTAATTAAAACACTGATAGATATTCGGAATGGAATAGGGATGGTTGATGATATCGATCATCTGGGAAATCGTAGGGTAAGAAGTGTTGGTGAAATGACCGAAAATCAGTTTAGAGTAGGTCTTGTCCGTGTAGAGCGTGCTGTCAAAGAACGCTTAAGTTTGGTTGAATCTGAAAATCTGATGCCACAGGACTTAATTAATGCGAAACCGGTATCTGCTGCGATCAAAGAGTTTTTTGGCTCCAGTCAGTTATCGCAATTTATGGATCAAGTGAATCCATTATCTGGTGTTACACATAAAAGACGCGTATCGGCTCTTGGACCAGGTGGTTTAACACGTGAGCGAGCTGGCTTTGAAGTCCGTGACGTACATACAACACACTATGGTCGTGTATGTCCAATTGAAACGCCAGAAGGACCTAACATTGGTTTAATCAATTCATTGTCAGTGTATGCAAGAACTAACGAGTATGGATTTATTGAAACTCCTTGCCGAAAAGTAGTTAATGGGCGCGTAACAGATGAAGTTGAATACTTATCTGCTATTGAAGAAGTAGATCAATACATTGCACAATCAAATGTCGAGTTAGACGAACAAGGAAATATTCTTGCTGACTTAGTTCCCTGCAGACATCAAAATGAATTTTCCTTGACTACTCCGGATAAAATTAACTACATGGATGTCTCACCCAAACAAATTGTTTCGGTTGCTGCATCATTGATTCCATTTTTAGAGCATGATGACGCAAACAGAGCACTCATGGGTTCAAACATGCAACGTCAGGCCGTACCAACCTTGCGATCAGAAAAACCTTTGGTTGGGACCGGTATGGAAAGAATCGTCGCATCTGATTCAGGGGTGTCCGTTGTTGCGAAGAGAGGTGGAGTTATTGATCTGGTTGATGCTTCTCGTATTGTTGTTCGTGTTAATGACGACGAAACAACTGCAGGGGAAACTGGAGTAGATATTTATAACTTGACCAAGTATTTCCGCTCTAACCAGGATACCTGTATTAATCAAAGACCCATAGTATCAACAGGTGATCGAATTCAACGTGGTGATGTTCTGGCTGACGGCCCATGTACAGATATGGGTGAGCTGGCACTTGGACAGAATTTACTGGTTGCGTTTATGCCCTGGAATGGTTATAACTTTGAAGATTCCATTCTCATATCTGAACGTATCGTTCATGACGACAGATTTACTACCATTCACATCGAAGAGTTAACATGTATAGCTCGAGATACCAAATTAGGCACTGAAGAAATTACAGCAGATATTCCCAATGTAGGTGAGTCTGCGCTCTCTAATTTGGATGAATCTGGTGTCGTTTACATCGGTGCAGAAGTAAAAGCAGGTGATATTCTTGTGGGTAAAGTAACTCCTAAAGGAGAAACCCAACTTACACCAGAAGAGAAACTTTTAAGAGCTATCTTTGGTGAAAAGGCTTCAGATGTTAAAGACTCATCATTGAGAGTTCCATCCGGTATGAATGGAACGGTGATCGATGTACAGGTATTTACCCGTGATGGCCTTGAAAAGGATGCCCGTGCTAAAAGCATTGAAGAAGAACATTTAGCTCGAGTTCGCAAGGATTTAATCGACGAAAGACGTATCCGTGAAGAAGACATCTATCATAGAGTTTCTCATTTGCTACTGGATAAGGTAGCAACAGGCGGACCAGGCAGCTTAAAACCAGGATCTAAAATCACCCAGGATTACTTAGAGAAAGTTGAAAGAGAAAAATGGTTTGATATTCGTATAGAGGATGACGCAGTTAGTCAACAGCTGGAACAGTTATCCAAGCAATTAGAACTTTTAACAAAAGAAATGGAAAAGCGCTTTAACGATAGCCGCAAGAAAATTATCCAAGGTGATGATTTAGCTCCTGGCGTATTAAAAATTGTTAAAGTGTATTTGGCTGTTAAAAGAAGAATTCAACCTGGAGACAAAATGGCAGGTCGCCATGGAAACAAGGGTGTGATCTCCATTGTTGTGCCAGTTGAGGATATGCCACATATGGAAGATGGAACAGCTGTAGATATTGTTCTTAATCCATTGGGTGTCCCATCGCGAATGAATATTGGACAGGTTCTTGAGACGCATCTAGGATTAGCTGCCAAAGGATTGGGAAGAAAGATTGCACAGATGCTTGATGAAAAACAAACACCTGAAGCAATAAGAGCATTTCTTGAGAAAATTTATAATCATGACGGAGTGCAACGTGTGAACTTGAAATGTCTCAATGATGATGAATTGATGACATTGGCAGATAACCTTAAAGCGGGTGTGCCGATGGCAACTCCTGTTTTTGATGGTGCTACTGAGCAAGAAATCAAAAGTATGTTGCAGCTAGCCGATTTGCCAGCAGATGGTAAAACAGTGTTGATAGATGGCAGAACAGGTAATAAGTTTGATAATCCAGTTACTGTAGGCTACATGTATATGTTGAAATTAAACCATTTGGTAGATGACAAGATGCATGCGCGCTCAACTGGATCGTACAGTTTGGTCACTCAACAGCCACTTGGCGGTAAAGCACAATTTGGTGGTCAGCGTTTTGGTGAGATGGAAGTATGGGCATTGGAGGCATATGGTGCAGCATACACTTTACAAGAAATGTTAACCGTAAAATCAGATGACGTTGGAGGTCGAACAAAGATCTATAAAAATATAGTCGATGGAGATCATCGTATGGACCCAGGAATGCCTGAATCTTTCAATGTACTATTGAAGGAAATTAGAGCGCTGGGAATTGATATCGAGTTGGAGCATGACTAA